A genomic region of Nodularia sp. LEGE 06071 contains the following coding sequences:
- a CDS encoding Rpn family recombination-promoting nuclease/putative transposase: protein MSEVRADYDGAWKEGVEQYFEAFLAFFFPEIQAEIDWTRGYEFLDKELQQLMRESEVGKQVVDKLIKVWLNDGKETWLLVHLEIQSQVDPNFAQRMFSYHYRIFDRYNQEVVSLAILGDNQPSWRPQEYSYGRWGCRLSLQFPIVKLLDYEARWLELEQSESPFAVLVMAHLRTQATTQDLTGRLRWKLSLIKRMYELGYSRDKISQLFRLLDRLMTLPPDLDLNFKTELKRFEAEKEMRYITSIERIGIAEGIQQSIAKILKLRFQDVPPELVEQLNKLYDIESLNQLLEKAVTTASIAEFQQELNQDGVE from the coding sequence GTGAGTGAAGTACGAGCCGACTATGATGGTGCTTGGAAGGAAGGTGTAGAACAATATTTTGAAGCGTTTCTAGCATTCTTTTTTCCAGAAATTCAAGCAGAAATTGACTGGACGCGAGGCTATGAGTTTCTTGACAAAGAACTTCAGCAATTGATGAGAGAATCTGAAGTTGGTAAGCAAGTCGTCGATAAGCTGATTAAAGTTTGGCTGAATGATGGAAAGGAAACCTGGCTGTTGGTACATTTGGAAATTCAAAGTCAAGTTGATCCCAACTTTGCCCAACGGATGTTTTCTTACCATTACCGAATTTTTGACCGTTATAATCAGGAAGTGGTGAGCTTGGCCATTTTGGGGGATAATCAACCAAGTTGGAGACCGCAAGAATACAGTTATGGACGCTGGGGATGTCGGCTGAGTCTGCAATTTCCCATCGTCAAACTACTGGACTATGAAGCCCGTTGGTTAGAATTAGAACAAAGTGAAAGTCCTTTTGCTGTACTGGTGATGGCGCACCTGCGGACACAAGCCACAACTCAAGATTTAACAGGTCGATTGCGCTGGAAGTTGAGCCTGATTAAACGAATGTATGAGTTAGGCTATAGTAGAGATAAAATCTCTCAGCTATTCCGGTTGCTGGACAGATTAATGACTTTACCACCGGATTTGGACTTGAATTTCAAAACTGAATTGAAGCGTTTTGAGGCTGAAAAAGAGATGAGATACATAACAAGCATAGAACGCATAGGTATAGCTGAAGGCATCCAGCAGTCTATAGCTAAGATACTTAAACTGCGATTTCAAGATGTTCCTCCTGAATTAGTGGAACAACTCAATAAGTTATATGATATTGAATCGCTGAATCAGCTATTGGAAAAAGCTGTCACCACAGCATCAATTGCTGAGTTTCAGCAGGAATTAAACCAGGATGGTGTTGAGTAA